A region of Pieris rapae chromosome 20, ilPieRapa1.1, whole genome shotgun sequence DNA encodes the following proteins:
- the LOC110995958 gene encoding retinaldehyde-binding protein 1 isoform X1, translating to MFYPEIRNSNFENVISNMATSVLQPAECRRDPKLDHASLRPTEEERQAILEAKERETGELPPELRERARVEIREEAALREQALAQMRHFIEKHPAIKKCRTDTPFLLRFLRTKKFSIPQACSMLERYLTIRQMYPQWFQKLDPLDPKLAAVIDAGYLVPLPKRDSEGRRVVLSCMGRFDPYGYDSCVMARIHSMIVELLLDEPRSQLLGYTHVNDEAGMQMPHVSLWSLSDVKVMLNCIQNSTPMRHKCTHFVNIPHYGVKFFEFAVSLLSDKLKDRVMFHRNTDDLNKHVDASILPKEYGGTVPLKDMIEELKRKLLKHREDLLALDDLCIDLHALGKNDLTQDIHSTAGSFRKLELD from the exons ATGTTCTATCCCgaaattcgaaattcgaattttgaaaatgTGATT TCAAACATGGCAACATCAGTCCTGCAACCCGCTGAATGTCGACGTGACCCAAAACTTGACCATGCCTCTCTCAGACCCACTGAAGAGGAGCGCCAAGCTATTCTGGAAGCTAAGGAAAGGGAGACAGGGGAACTACCTCCCGAGCTTCGTGAAAGGGCTAGGGTAGAGATAAGGGAAGAAGCTGCATTGAGGGAGCAGGCTCTCGCGCAAATGAGACATTTTATAGAGAAGCATCCAGCGATTAAGAAGTGTAGAACTG aCACTCCCTTCCTACTGAGATTCCTGCGTACCAAGAAATTTTCAATACCACAAGCCTGTTCAATGCTCGAGCGATACCTGACAATACGCCAAATGTATCCCCAGTGGTTCCAGAAGTTAGATCCATTGGACCCTAAGTTGGCGGCGGTTATAGATGCTGGCTACCTGGTGCCATTACCCAAAAGAGATTCAGAAGGGAGACGGGTCGTGCTTTCTTGTATGG gcCGCTTTGACCCTTACGGATATGACAGTTGTGTGATGGCGCGAATCCATTCTATGATCGTTGAGTTGCTTTTGGATGAGCCGAGATCGCAACTACTTGGATACACGCATGTGAACGACGAGGCTGGTATGCAGATGCCCCACGTGTCATTATGGTCACTAAGTGATGTCAAAGTCATGCTCAATTGTATACAG AACTCTACGCCAATGCGCCACAAATGCACGCATTTCGTCAATATTCCCCACTATGGAGTGAAATTCTTCGAGTTTGCCGTTTCTTTATTGAGCGACAAATTAAAAGATCGTGTTATG tttcaCCGAAATACCGACGATTTAAACAAACATGTCGATGCCTCAATACTGCCCAAGGAGTACGGAGGCACCGTTCCTTTGAAAGACATGATCGAAGAACTAAAACGCAAGTTACTGAAGCATAGAGAAGACTTACTTGCGCTTGATGACTTGTGTATAGATTTACATGCATTaggaaaaaatgatttaacacAAGACATACATTCTACTGCTGGTTCTTTTAGAAAACTTGAATTAGACTAG
- the LOC110995957 gene encoding sister chromatid cohesion protein PDS5 homolog B-B, with amino-acid sequence MAEIVYPQGCRPITDDLGPDELVRRLKALAHTLQGLGQDEGMYQQYIPLALHLADDFFLSHPSRDVQLLIACCIADVLRVYAPEAPYKDQEQVKTIFLFLINQLQGLKDPKDPAFKRYFYLLENLAYVKSFNMCFELEDCQEIFCALFSLMFKIVNSEHSSKVKSFMLDVLCPLITESDVVSNELLNVILVNLVEPNKRDNKHAYALAKELLAKTCDTLEPYIQAFFNHVLILGKEEKGLLIFTKVYELIYELNQCCPTVLLSVLPQLECKLKSAQFQERLSAVALLARMFSEPGSELAKQYPALWRAFLGRFNDISVPIRIKCVQYCMHFLVHHRDLRQDITETLKMRQHDAHEQVRYEVVMAIIATAQRDFEAVAESEDLLHFVKERTLDKKFKIRKEAMSGLAMIYKKFLTEDSVPPATEKAVEWIKDKILHGYYMTAIEDRLLVERLLNTSLVPYTLPPQTRMKKLYYLMSNVGDNATKAFIELQKHQLAVRRTVAEWVELHRKPPTPQVQKEMITKVLHISSKFLPESVKAQEFLNQFSEHMKKAPELLQGMETILNPNVSCEVCVRTTSSVLKKLGQPVMTNIYYNTVKMLLERVSSVMVDHESLLILVGYVEGAVRGTDTSIAEECGIDIKKAASRGLKLIVMLSFVFPAHFLHEDVLNRLTSLLELDDETIAPHILAALTFLGKYRPLGEACPTLFPKLITLCKAYAEVGTPKQAKNAVRCLFVNVPEQRTQIFTEILETLKSTLNPQSEHYRTAIVTLGHIAHNLPDNFPVHIKNIVSRKIVKELLVREGGGGPNAPQGDWCSEDELPEETRCKLEGLKCMARWLLGLKKDELSAQKTFRMLNAFITHKGDLLQQNQLSKAEMAHLRLAAGAAMLKICEQKGVGDQFTAEQFYNLSHLIVDDVLQVRETFAAKLHKGLSKGIPNKCLPLDFMGMYALAGREPDRRVRGIIRQYMLADVVRRREYVRNITIGTKVEQAVSQLPHIMPDYMLVFAVPVLTHDPMFTNYDNVAQLKMVKQCLWFILEPLITRNDFYCYSFYKNLVEKMKLHKDALNETDDSVNFKLWAICDLSMSVIWSRSTSFEMREFPSDVRIPTMYFAPQSECFVNTRVFLPPELQFQPKRGQQMEHTVAPRGRKRVRPIQNKEDSSNECEPSEASDTQIIVPGLEHPPETELEEPQAKRNMTD; translated from the exons ATGGCGGAAATAGTGTACCCGCAAGGCTGCCGCCCAATAACCGATGACCTAGGTCCAGATGAACTTGTCCGAAGACTTAAG GCGCTCGCACATACCCTACAAGGTCTTGGGCAAGATGAGGGCATGTACCAACAGTATATACCACTGGCATTGCACCTGGCCGATGACTTCTTCCTCTCACACCCTTCAAGGGATGTGCAGCTGCTTATCGCTTGCTGCATCGCTGATGTGTTGCGGGTATACGCACCGGAGGCACCATATAAAGATCAGGAGCag GTCAAAACGATATTCCTGTTCCTGATCAATCAGTTACAAGGTCTAAAGGACCCGAAGGATCCAGCGTTCAAGAGATACTTCTATCTCCTGGAAAACCTGGCCTATGTGAAGTCATTTAATATGTGCTTCGAACTCGAGGACTGCCAAGAGATCTTCTGTGCACTTTTCTCGCTTATGTTCAAAATTGTTAA CTCAGAACACTCATCGAAGGTGAAATCCTTCATGCTGGACGTCCTCTGTCCGCTGATCACAGAATCTGATGTTGTCTCAAACGAGTTGTTAAATGTCATACTAGTAAATCTAGTGGAGCCCAATAAAAGGGATAACAAACATGCATACGCACTTGCGAAAGAACTCTTGGCTAAGACTTGTGATACCCTGGAACCGTATATACAGGCG TTTTTCAACCACGTCCTAATCCTTGGCAAAGAAGAAAAGGGTCttcttatatttacaaaagtttaCGAATTAATTTACGAGTTAAATCAGTGTTGTCCTACGGTCCTGCTGTCTGTCCTCCCACAGCTCGAATGCAAGCTGAAATCGGCTCAATTTCAAGAGCGATTAAGCGCTGTTGCGTTACTTGCTAGAATGTTCTCTGAACCCGGTTCGGAACTTGCCAAGCAATATCCGGCTCTATGGCGGGCGTTTTTAGGTCGATTCAACGATATCTCAGTCCCCATTCGAATTAAATGTGTCCAATATTGTATGCATTTCCTTGTCCACCATCGGGATTTGAGGCAGGATATTACGGAGACGCTGAAGATGAGACAGCACGATGCGCATGAGCAAGTCCGGTACGAGGTGGTTATGGCGATTATAGCGACGGCACAAAGAGATTTTGAAGCGGTTGCCGAGTCGGAAGATTTACTCCACTTCGTGAAAGAGAGGACCCTGGATAAAAAGTTCAAAATACGCAAAGAGGCGATGTCAGGACTGGCGATGATATACAAGAAGTTCCTAACGGAGGACAGCGTACCGCCCGCTACAGAGAAAGCGGTTGAATGGATTAAAGACAAAATCCTTCACGGGTATTACATGACAGCGATCGAAGATCGACTCCTCGTTGAGAGGCTTCTGAATACGTCCCTGGTGCCGTACACCCTCCCGCCGCAGACCAGAATGAAGAAACTCTACTATCTGATGTCGAATGTCGGTGATAATGCGACCAAGGCGTTTATTGAACTGCAAAAACACCAACTGGCTGTGCGTAGGACTGTGGCCGAGTGGGTGGAGTTGCACAGGAAGCCGCCGACACCGCAGGTGCAGAAGGAGATGATAACTAAGGTGTTGCACATCAGCTCCAAGTTTCTGCCGGAGTCGGTGAAGGCGCAGGAGTTTTTGAATCAGTTCTCGGAGCATATGAAAAAGGCGCCCGAGTTGCTGCAGGGAATGGAGACGATTTTGAATCCGAATGTGAGCTGTGAAGTCTGTGTTAGGACGACT TCAAGCGTTCTTAAAAAGCTGGGTCAGCCGGTGATGACcaatatatactataacacAGTGAAAATGCTCCTTGAGCGAGTGAGTTCAGTGATGGTAGACCATGAATCCTTGTTAATCCTTGTCGGTTATGTGGAAGGTGCTGTGAGAGGAACGGATACTTCAATAGCTGAAGAATGTG GAATAGACATAAAAAAGGCCGCATCTCGCGGTCTCAAGCTCATAGTGATGTTGTCGTTTGTGTTTCCGGCACATTTCTTACACGAGGACGTTCTGAATCGTCTCACTTCATTGTTGGAGTTGGATGATGAAACAATAGCCCCACATATTCTCGCTGCGTTGACTTTCCTCGGAAAATATAGGCCTTTGG gtgAAGCATGCCCGACACTGTTTCCAAAATTGATAACATTATGCAAAGCATATGCCGAAGTTGGAACACCGAAACAAGCCAAGAATGCTGTCAG ATGTCTCTTCGTAAACGTCCCAGAGCAGAGGACGCAgatatttacagaaatactGGAGACGTTGAAGAGTACGTTGAATCCTCAGTCGGAGCACTACAGGACGGCGATAGTCACATTGGGACACATTGCACACAATTTGCCTGATAACTTCCCTGTTCACATCAAGAATATTGTTTCTAGAAAG ATTGTAAAAGAGCTTCTAGTCCGCGAAGGCGGCGGCGGCCCCAATGCCCCACAAGGGGACTGGTGTTCTGAAGATGAGTTGCCCGAAGAGACCCGATGCAAGCTGGAAGGTCTCAAATGTATGGCACGATGGCTGCTGGGGCTGAAGAAGGATGAACTGTCCGCTCAGAAGACGTTTAGGATGCTGAACGCGTTCATCACGCATAAAGGAGATTTGTTGCAG caaAACCAGTTGTCTAAAGCGGAAATGGCGCATTTGAGGTTGGCTGCGGGCGCGGCCATGTTGAAAATCTGTGAACAGAAAGGAGTTGGGGATCAGTTCACCGCAgaacagttttataatttgtcaCATCTTATTGTG GACGATGTACTACAAGTCAGAGAAACATTTGCTGCAAAATTACATAAAGGATTATCgaag GGTATACCAAACAAATGCCTGCCTCTAGATTTCATGGGTATGTACGCACTGGCGGGCCGAGAGCCGGATAGACGTGTACGTGGCATCATACGGCAATATATGCTAGCGGACGTCGTGCGGCGCAGGGAATACGTACGGAATATTACCATTGGGACCAAGG TGGAGCAAGCAGTGAGCCAGCTTCCGCACATAATGCCGGACTACATGTTGGTGTTCGCTGTTCCGGTGTTGACTCATGACCCGATGTTCACCAACTACGATAATGTTGCACAGCTCAAG ATGGTGAAACAGTGTCTCTGGTTCATCCTGGAGCCGCTGATCACGCGAAATGACTTCTACTGCTACAGCTTCTATAAGAACCTGGTCGAGAAGATGAAATTACACAAGGACGCACTGAATGAGACGGACGATAGTGTTAACTTT AAATTATGGGCAATCTGTGACCTATCGATGTCCGTGATATGGTCTCGGTCGACGAGCTTCGAAATGCGAGAGTTCCCTTCGGACGTACGCATTCCCACCATGTACTTTGCGCCTCAGAGCGAGTGCTTCGTCAACACAAGGGTCTTTTTACCGCCTGAATTACAg ttccAACCAAAACGCGGTCAGCAAATGGAGCACACAGTGGCGCCTCGTGGCAGAAAGAGAGTTCGGCCCATACAGAATAAAGAAGACAGTTCTAACGAATGCGAG CCGTCGGAAGCGTCAGACACACAGATAATAGTGCCAGGATTGGAACACCCGCCTGAAACTGAATTGGAAGAACCGCAGGCGAAGAGAAATATGACTGACTGA
- the LOC110995958 gene encoding retinaldehyde-binding protein 1 isoform X2 → MATSVLQPAECRRDPKLDHASLRPTEEERQAILEAKERETGELPPELRERARVEIREEAALREQALAQMRHFIEKHPAIKKCRTDTPFLLRFLRTKKFSIPQACSMLERYLTIRQMYPQWFQKLDPLDPKLAAVIDAGYLVPLPKRDSEGRRVVLSCMGRFDPYGYDSCVMARIHSMIVELLLDEPRSQLLGYTHVNDEAGMQMPHVSLWSLSDVKVMLNCIQNSTPMRHKCTHFVNIPHYGVKFFEFAVSLLSDKLKDRVMFHRNTDDLNKHVDASILPKEYGGTVPLKDMIEELKRKLLKHREDLLALDDLCIDLHALGKNDLTQDIHSTAGSFRKLELD, encoded by the exons ATGGCAACATCAGTCCTGCAACCCGCTGAATGTCGACGTGACCCAAAACTTGACCATGCCTCTCTCAGACCCACTGAAGAGGAGCGCCAAGCTATTCTGGAAGCTAAGGAAAGGGAGACAGGGGAACTACCTCCCGAGCTTCGTGAAAGGGCTAGGGTAGAGATAAGGGAAGAAGCTGCATTGAGGGAGCAGGCTCTCGCGCAAATGAGACATTTTATAGAGAAGCATCCAGCGATTAAGAAGTGTAGAACTG aCACTCCCTTCCTACTGAGATTCCTGCGTACCAAGAAATTTTCAATACCACAAGCCTGTTCAATGCTCGAGCGATACCTGACAATACGCCAAATGTATCCCCAGTGGTTCCAGAAGTTAGATCCATTGGACCCTAAGTTGGCGGCGGTTATAGATGCTGGCTACCTGGTGCCATTACCCAAAAGAGATTCAGAAGGGAGACGGGTCGTGCTTTCTTGTATGG gcCGCTTTGACCCTTACGGATATGACAGTTGTGTGATGGCGCGAATCCATTCTATGATCGTTGAGTTGCTTTTGGATGAGCCGAGATCGCAACTACTTGGATACACGCATGTGAACGACGAGGCTGGTATGCAGATGCCCCACGTGTCATTATGGTCACTAAGTGATGTCAAAGTCATGCTCAATTGTATACAG AACTCTACGCCAATGCGCCACAAATGCACGCATTTCGTCAATATTCCCCACTATGGAGTGAAATTCTTCGAGTTTGCCGTTTCTTTATTGAGCGACAAATTAAAAGATCGTGTTATG tttcaCCGAAATACCGACGATTTAAACAAACATGTCGATGCCTCAATACTGCCCAAGGAGTACGGAGGCACCGTTCCTTTGAAAGACATGATCGAAGAACTAAAACGCAAGTTACTGAAGCATAGAGAAGACTTACTTGCGCTTGATGACTTGTGTATAGATTTACATGCATTaggaaaaaatgatttaacacAAGACATACATTCTACTGCTGGTTCTTTTAGAAAACTTGAATTAGACTAG